The DNA segment ATACCATAGCATGACCATTCTTATCAGTATCGTAGCGGCTGTGCTTATGGTTTTGTTTACCCCTGCGTTGGAGTATAGCGTTATCATGGCGACTTCTACCGGGCCGACCATGCCAGGGATTCCTATCGGGATCATCTGAAGAGTTATGCCTATCGTGTAGACCGTTATGACTATCGGTAGGGGAACGGTGACCCCTAGGGCTCTGAACGTTAGGAAAGCCACCATGACATCGCATATCCAGAATAGAAAAGCGGCGAAAGTCGAAGCTATCAAGGTCCAAGGCCGGTCTCTTATGAATTTGAGACCGTTCTGAAATTCGTCGAACCATCCGTAGACGCGGTTTCTGAAGTTTTCATCCCCGAATCTCCTTCTAGATATGAGCCGGGCAAGTCTGACGGTTAAACCGGCTAAACTCATGGTCTTCTCTGGTTTAACCACCAAGTATAGGGTTATTAGGAAGGCTAAGTTGAAAACAGCCACCACAAGTATCAACGCGTCTAAGACGGCTCCTGAGACGTTGTACTCATAAGCCAGATGGAATAGCCCGACGGACGAACCTACTATGAACGGTATAAGTGTTATAACCCTGTGGCTCATTATAGTCGCTAGGACCAAGGCTGTGTCCGACTTAGATCTCCTTACGGTTAGATAAGCTCTAGCGGCTTCGCCGCTCACAGAGCCCGTCGGTATGAGGAGGTTGAAGAATACACTGACCCAGATGAAGCTTAAAGCGTCTTTAAACCCTAGGTGGATATCGGCTGCTTTAAGTATAACGGTCCAGGAGAGCGTGTAGAACACGACGCCTACCGTAACCGATATGAATGCCGTTGCATACCAGAGGAGGTCTACGGATAAGATAGCCCTCTGCAGCTCCTCTATGTCTGCGAAGAATGCTAGGAATATCGCTAGTACGGCTATGCCGAAGACCGTTAACACGACCGTTCTCATCAGACGTCTTCTTCCAGCTTTAAGCATCTTTAGCCACCGCTA comes from the Candidatus Bathyarchaeota archaeon genome and includes:
- a CDS encoding flippase-like domain-containing protein, with the translated sequence MLKAGRRRLMRTVVLTVFGIAVLAIFLAFFADIEELQRAILSVDLLWYATAFISVTVGVVFYTLSWTVILKAADIHLGFKDALSFIWVSVFFNLLIPTGSVSGEAARAYLTVRRSKSDTALVLATIMSHRVITLIPFIVGSSVGLFHLAYEYNVSGAVLDALILVVAVFNLAFLITLYLVVKPEKTMSLAGLTVRLARLISRRRFGDENFRNRVYGWFDEFQNGLKFIRDRPWTLIASTFAAFLFWICDVMVAFLTFRALGVTVPLPIVITVYTIGITLQMIPIGIPGMVGPVEVAMITLYSNAGVNKTISTAATILIRMVMLWYMIVVGAIVTYGSKASREEIQKALAS